Proteins encoded together in one Hydrogenoanaerobacterium saccharovorans window:
- a CDS encoding DUF2190 family protein: MATFIQEAKSINYKNTSPTDAIKYGEVVALKDMIGVAAIDIAPGAVGVLTVSGAFEMDAETTAAFAVGQKVYWDSTAKTITASATGAESAANIVAGYAIEEKAVSAAKALVKIGG; the protein is encoded by the coding sequence ATGGCAACTTTTATACAAGAGGCAAAATCCATTAACTACAAAAATACCAGCCCCACCGATGCAATCAAGTACGGTGAGGTGGTAGCACTGAAAGATATGATTGGCGTTGCAGCCATCGACATTGCCCCCGGTGCGGTTGGGGTATTAACCGTTTCGGGCGCGTTTGAAATGGACGCAGAAACAACCGCGGCATTTGCCGTGGGGCAAAAGGTGTACTGGGACAGCACAGCAAAAACAATCACCGCAAGTGCCACAGGTGCAGAATCCGCGGCAAACATTGTTGCAGGGTATGCGATTGAGGAAAAAGCGGTGAGTGCTGCAAAGGCTCTCGTAAAGATTGGGGGATAA
- a CDS encoding phage tail sheath family protein codes for MSEYKHGAFASIEKTQDYIAPAGVGTLPVYIGRAPVHQLEDASASIGVPLLINSYNDALAKLGYSEKWHSYELSEAVYAHFKTSLGAIGPIVVINVLNPAEHKATTQKVQEITFAKGRCELQSADVILNTVEIEGKVRGTDFTAEYTPDGSRIILKDLKGTLAAEQLKYWETNPTDVMEDDITQALNTALPLVYQMFNKIPTLLCAPNWSHLQTVAGAMLSAAHKINGHWYAYCNLDMPSDASVNTIETAVAKKEECAVGAGASLYWPMARKGDRVFHLSTLATMLMQYTDYSNDNLPYESPSNKPIDIAGLCLQDGTAIQYDQLQANVLNAAGIGTAICWGGKWVLWGSQTSLYKHGTDIDPKDRFDCSVRMLYYIANRFQSKYGNEVDKPMKRSRVETICNDFQAELDGLCDVGAVLLGNIRFEETSNPVSDMVSGNFVFDLETTTTPPAKSITVKIQYTAKGVSVLFGGDE; via the coding sequence TTGAGCGAATACAAACACGGTGCATTTGCATCGATTGAAAAAACGCAGGACTATATTGCCCCTGCAGGCGTAGGCACGTTGCCTGTTTACATAGGGCGCGCGCCTGTGCACCAGTTGGAAGATGCCTCGGCGAGCATCGGTGTACCGCTGCTAATTAACAGCTATAACGATGCGCTTGCAAAACTGGGCTACAGCGAAAAATGGCACAGCTATGAGCTGAGCGAGGCGGTGTATGCACACTTCAAAACCTCGTTGGGCGCAATCGGCCCGATCGTGGTCATTAATGTGCTCAACCCTGCTGAACACAAGGCAACCACGCAAAAAGTGCAGGAAATCACCTTTGCAAAAGGGCGCTGTGAGCTGCAATCCGCCGATGTAATCTTAAATACTGTGGAGATTGAAGGCAAGGTACGCGGGACGGATTTTACAGCGGAATACACCCCCGATGGTTCACGTATCATCCTCAAAGATTTGAAAGGGACACTTGCAGCAGAACAGCTGAAATACTGGGAGACCAACCCCACCGATGTGATGGAGGATGACATCACGCAAGCGCTCAACACAGCTTTGCCGTTGGTGTACCAGATGTTTAACAAGATACCGACTCTGCTTTGCGCACCGAATTGGAGCCATCTGCAAACTGTTGCAGGGGCAATGCTCAGCGCAGCACATAAAATAAACGGGCACTGGTATGCGTATTGCAATTTGGATATGCCCTCGGATGCATCGGTGAATACCATTGAAACAGCAGTCGCCAAGAAAGAAGAATGTGCCGTGGGGGCAGGGGCGTCTCTTTACTGGCCGATGGCGCGCAAGGGCGACAGGGTGTTCCATCTTTCTACGCTTGCAACTATGCTGATGCAATACACCGATTACAGCAACGACAACCTGCCGTATGAAAGCCCCAGCAATAAACCAATCGACATTGCGGGCTTGTGTTTACAGGACGGCACCGCCATCCAATACGACCAACTGCAAGCGAATGTTTTGAATGCCGCGGGGATTGGCACAGCGATTTGCTGGGGCGGTAAATGGGTGCTGTGGGGCAGCCAAACAAGCCTGTACAAACATGGCACAGATATCGACCCGAAAGACCGTTTTGACTGTTCGGTGCGAATGCTTTATTACATTGCCAACCGCTTTCAATCAAAATACGGCAATGAAGTGGATAAACCCATGAAACGCAGCAGGGTGGAAACCATCTGCAACGACTTTCAGGCGGAACTGGACGGGCTGTGCGACGTGGGCGCGGTATTGTTGGGCAACATTCGCTTTGAAGAAACCAGCAACCCTGTAAGCGATATGGTGAGCGGCAACTTTGTGTTTGATTTAGAAACCACCACAACCCCGCCTGCGAAGAGCATCACAGTTAAAATTCAATATACGGCAAAAGGTGTTTCGGTACTGTTTGGGGGTGATGAGTAG
- a CDS encoding phage major tail tube protein, protein MAKKIISGSTGAMTVFANGRELNDVTSVTLPDVEMPTTEIKGAGIMGTLNIPQTGQVNAMTVEITLRRTGKDKAYLMAQGKVDIEVRMATDVRASDGSMYVEGTKIFATGYATKIGNGKAEPGSTRDESVSYSVTRYREIIDGEETMLIDQESKVFKVGGKDRMREVRSILY, encoded by the coding sequence GTGGCGAAAAAGATTATCAGCGGTTCTACCGGGGCAATGACGGTATTTGCAAACGGGCGTGAGCTCAACGATGTAACGAGCGTAACGTTGCCGGATGTGGAAATGCCGACAACCGAAATTAAGGGTGCAGGAATTATGGGCACACTCAATATTCCGCAGACGGGGCAGGTAAACGCAATGACTGTGGAGATTACACTGCGCCGCACGGGTAAAGATAAAGCGTATTTAATGGCGCAGGGCAAGGTGGATATCGAAGTGCGCATGGCTACCGACGTGCGTGCATCCGACGGCTCGATGTACGTTGAGGGTACCAAGATTTTTGCCACAGGTTACGCCACCAAGATTGGCAACGGCAAAGCGGAGCCGGGCTCAACACGCGACGAAAGCGTGAGCTATTCGGTCACCCGCTACCGTGAAATCATCGACGGCGAAGAAACTATGTTGATTGACCAGGAATCGAAAGTATTCAAGGTCGGCGGTAAAGACCGTATGCGAGAAGTAAGGTCAATTCTATACTAA
- a CDS encoding phage tail assembly protein — translation MFGNRTKNEEFDLDEPIEVAEVREEPQEQENILALKKPLKVNGEELKELPFDFEELTAKDLHKISKDLKNRGIPVTVLALDYEYQLSTFAEAVKKVNRDVTMNDILRLSAHDAMKATGLARSFLLAADPASAELGSGE, via the coding sequence ATGTTTGGAAACAGAACAAAAAACGAAGAATTCGATTTGGACGAGCCAATCGAAGTTGCAGAAGTTCGGGAAGAACCGCAGGAGCAGGAAAACATACTGGCACTGAAAAAGCCGTTAAAGGTAAACGGCGAAGAGCTGAAAGAGCTGCCTTTTGATTTTGAAGAACTGACGGCAAAAGATTTGCACAAAATCAGCAAGGACTTAAAAAACAGGGGCATTCCCGTGACGGTGCTTGCGTTGGATTATGAGTACCAGCTTTCCACATTTGCCGAGGCAGTCAAAAAGGTAAACAGAGATGTCACTATGAACGACATTCTGCGCCTATCCGCCCACGACGCAATGAAAGCGACGGGACTTGCGCGAAGTTTTTTACTCGCTGCGGATCCCGCCTCGGCGGAGCTGGGATCTGGCGAGTAG
- a CDS encoding tail protein X: MGLNALQYTTQQGDTFDMLALDAYNDEGMAAVIINANPLYAGVLVFDAGVTLTIPIVEATSVQTLPPWKR, translated from the coding sequence ATGGGGTTAAATGCATTGCAATATACCACACAGCAGGGCGATACCTTCGATATGCTTGCACTGGATGCCTACAACGATGAGGGGATGGCGGCGGTGATAATCAATGCAAACCCACTTTACGCGGGTGTTTTGGTGTTTGATGCGGGGGTGACCTTGACGATACCAATCGTGGAGGCAACCTCTGTACAGACGCTGCCGCCATGGAAGAGGTGA
- a CDS encoding phage late control D family protein — translation MAQMLYNSVDITDDIEIALLNVTEDCGDTPDAIDMLVSNADSQWCAWQPKKGDTLEVRHEGYSSGIVTIDELQQDSGRITLSAISAPASRKTRHSKSWENVTLITLASEIAAKYGLTAQFYGVETYSYRRVDQLSQGDFVFLAERCALEGCKMKISGNKLVVYSERLMEKAAPVKTITPDLFFDEPNFKSNSDVYRSCVVSSGGIVGIYEDANVTSGSQLTVSHYEVSSQGEAERFAKNLLRDRNKREQEGKFTTVLDTAITAGNTIAVAGMGLSDGIYFIENARHCFAEELSDFRVRKIFERY, via the coding sequence GTGGCACAAATGCTTTACAACAGTGTGGACATTACCGATGACATTGAAATTGCCCTGCTCAACGTAACCGAAGATTGCGGGGATACCCCCGATGCAATTGATATGCTTGTGAGCAATGCTGACAGCCAATGGTGCGCGTGGCAGCCCAAAAAAGGCGACACGTTGGAGGTGCGGCACGAAGGCTACAGCAGCGGGATTGTGACCATTGATGAATTGCAGCAGGATAGCGGACGAATTACGCTGAGTGCAATCAGCGCGCCTGCAAGCCGAAAAACGCGCCACAGTAAAAGTTGGGAGAACGTAACGCTGATTACCCTTGCAAGCGAAATTGCGGCAAAGTATGGGCTTACAGCGCAGTTTTACGGTGTTGAAACTTACAGCTACCGCAGGGTTGACCAGCTATCGCAGGGCGATTTTGTTTTTCTTGCCGAACGCTGTGCACTCGAGGGCTGCAAGATGAAAATAAGCGGGAACAAGCTTGTGGTGTACTCCGAACGTTTGATGGAAAAGGCTGCGCCCGTGAAAACAATCACCCCCGACCTGTTTTTTGACGAACCGAACTTCAAGAGCAATTCTGATGTGTACCGCAGTTGTGTTGTCAGCAGCGGCGGGATAGTGGGTATTTACGAAGACGCCAACGTAACAAGTGGTTCGCAGCTTACCGTAAGCCATTACGAGGTAAGCAGCCAAGGTGAGGCAGAACGGTTTGCCAAAAACCTGCTCAGAGATAGAAACAAACGGGAACAAGAGGGCAAGTTTACAACCGTGCTGGATACCGCCATAACCGCAGGGAACACCATTGCGGTTGCAGGCATGGGGCTTTCGGATGGGATATATTTTATTGAGAACGCACGACATTGCTTTGCCGAAGAGCTGAGCGATTTTCGTGTACGCAAGATATTTGAGAGGTACTGA